A stretch of the Myxosarcina sp. GI1 genome encodes the following:
- a CDS encoding PIN domain-containing protein, translated as MTKVYLDTSVYQRPFDDQTQPKIFLETQAVAIVMQMVETKAIALVGSSVLEYENSRNPYLIKQEAMNRYLQLAEFRQTVNEVIRQRAEQLEHNGIKAIDALHVAFAEASNCDYLVTCDKRLINRCSELTLKVINPVNFVVEIDSDN; from the coding sequence ATGACAAAAGTGTATTTGGATACTAGTGTGTATCAGCGTCCTTTTGACGACCAAACCCAGCCTAAAATTTTTCTAGAAACGCAAGCTGTCGCGATTGTTATGCAAATGGTAGAGACCAAAGCGATCGCTCTAGTTGGTTCTTCAGTGTTAGAATACGAGAATAGCCGAAATCCTTATCTCATTAAGCAAGAGGCTATGAATCGATATCTTCAGCTAGCTGAATTTCGGCAGACAGTAAATGAAGTAATTAGACAAAGAGCCGAACAGTTAGAGCATAATGGAATTAAAGCCATTGATGCGTTACACGTTGCTTTTGCTGAGGCTAGCAATTGTGATTATTTAGTTACCTGCGACAAACGGTTAATAAATAGATGTTCTGAGTTAACGCTGAAGGTAATAAATCCAGTTAATTTTGTGGTGGAGATAGACAGTGACAATTAA
- a CDS encoding alpha-ketoglutarate-dependent dioxygenase AlkB — protein sequence MNELNLTIDNHFVSNAQLLFDRLLREVQWDERMQARKTASFGVPYNYSGISYPFQPMPKILLPLVKDIEARFNYRPNNCLINYYDNGESKMGFHSDAIENLADNTGVIIVSLGAERAISFQNKHDKSIEREIWLTSGSLLLMSQEVQKHWKHAILKHKEIEDGRISLTFRLFAGESSEQ from the coding sequence ATGAATGAATTAAATTTGACCATTGACAACCATTTTGTTTCCAACGCTCAACTACTCTTCGATCGCTTACTTAGAGAAGTACAGTGGGATGAAAGGATGCAAGCGCGTAAAACCGCAAGCTTTGGTGTACCCTACAACTATTCGGGTATCTCTTATCCTTTTCAACCAATGCCAAAAATATTATTGCCGCTTGTTAAAGATATCGAAGCGCGTTTCAATTATCGTCCGAACAACTGTCTCATCAATTACTATGACAATGGCGAGTCAAAAATGGGTTTTCATTCTGACGCAATTGAAAACCTTGCAGACAATACTGGCGTTATTATAGTCTCGCTTGGTGCAGAACGAGCAATTAGTTTTCAAAACAAGCATGATAAATCTATCGAGCGCGAAATTTGGCTTACGAGTGGTTCGTTACTTTTAATGTCGCAAGAAGTGCAAAAACATTGGAAGCACGCTATTTTGAAGCATAAAGAAATTGAGGATGGCAGAATTAGCTTGACGTTTCGCTTGTTTGCAGGAGAAAGTAGCGAACAATAA
- a CDS encoding DUF5615 family PIN-like protein, with protein sequence MRFLLDQDVYAVTARFLIEVGHDVILVAQIGLSRASDEEILKKAQEQKRILITRNRDYGNLVFVRAIGSGIIYLRILPSTVNVVHGELRRINKSVCSCRA encoded by the coding sequence ATGAGATTTTTACTCGACCAAGACGTATATGCTGTAACAGCCAGATTTTTAATTGAAGTCGGACACGATGTAATTCTTGTGGCTCAAATTGGTCTTTCAAGAGCTAGTGATGAAGAAATACTCAAAAAAGCTCAGGAACAAAAGCGGATTTTAATTACAAGAAATAGAGACTACGGAAATCTCGTTTTTGTTAGAGCAATTGGTTCTGGTATTATCTATCTTCGGATCTTGCCCTCAACCGTAAATGTAGTTCATGGCGAACTAAGAAGAATTAATAAGAGCGTTTGTAGTTGTAGAGCATAG
- a CDS encoding DUF433 domain-containing protein, which produces MSTNRISVNSQVHFGKPCILGTRITVQSILELLNEGLSFEAIIQDYYPDLQVEDIRACLEYAIALIAAEDIRLVTS; this is translated from the coding sequence ATGAGTACAAACAGAATCTCAGTAAATTCCCAAGTCCACTTCGGTAAACCTTGTATATTAGGTACGCGAATCACGGTGCAAAGCATTCTCGAACTACTTAATGAGGGACTTTCTTTTGAAGCAATTATTCAAGATTACTATCCCGATTTGCAAGTTGAAGATATTCGTGCCTGTCTAGAGTACGCTATTGCGCTGATAGCGGCTGAAGACATTCGCCTTGTTACTTCATAG